Genomic window (Caldinitratiruptor microaerophilus):
GCAAGGACTGCATCCTGGTCGAGATCGGCAAGTCTCCGCTGGTGGCGGACGTGTACTACGACCCGGCCCAGCTGCGGGCGCTGCTGCGGGATATCCGTGGGAAGGGTGGCGCCGCGTGAAGCGCATCGTCAGCGTGTCGCTGGGCTCCTCGGCCCGCAACCACCGGGTGCAGGTGGAGATGCTGGGCGAGACCCTGGTCATCGAGCGGATCGGCACCGACGGCAGCAAGGAGAAGGCAATCGAGCTGATCCGCTCCCTGGACGGGCAGGTCGACGCCTTCGGCATGGGCGGCATTGACCTCTACGTCTGGGCGGGCAGGAAGCGGCTGGTGCTGCGCGATGCCCTGCCGATCGCCCGCGCTCCCAAGAAGACCCCCATCGTCGACGGCTCCGGGCTCAAGAACACGCTCGAGCGCCGGGTGGTCGAGTACCTGGCCCGGGAAGGGATCCTGCCCTTGCGGGGGATGCGGACGCTCCTGGTGTCGGGGGTCGACCGCTTCGGCATGGCCGAAGCCCTGGAGGCGGCCGGGGCGCGGGTGCTGTACGGCGACTTCTACTTCGTGCTGGGGATTCCCGTGCCGCTGCGGTCGTGGAAGCAGGTCGAGCGGGTGGGCGCGGTCCTCGGGCCGATCATCGTCCTGCTTCCCTTCGAATGGCTGTACCCGACCGGGGAGAAGCAGCACGAGACCACGCCGCGGTTCGAGCGCCTCTTCCGCGAGCACGAACTGATCGCCGGGGACTTCCACTTCATCCGCCGGTACATGCCCGCCGACCTCACGGGCAAGGTCATCCTCACGAACACGGTCACGGCACAGGACGTGGAGGACCTGCGCCGGCGGGGCGTGCGGATGCTCGTCACCACCACGCCGGAGCTGGGCGGGCGGTCCTTCGGCACCAATGTGATGGAGGCCGCCCTGGTGGCCCTTTCCGGGCGGCGGCCGGAGGACCTGCGGCCCGAGGATTACGAGGTGCTCCTCGACCGCCTCCAGCTGAGACCCCGCGTCGAGTATCTCGACCGGGGGGAGAGCGGTGAGCAAGGGGGGAACGGGCTTGGAACGCGGGCTGTACGCGTTCACGGTGCACCCGTTTGACGTATCCCGCATCCGCCGGAAGTGGCCGGGGCTCGGGCTGCTTCCCGAGCGGGCCGTGGAGGCGGTGATGCGCTGGGTACCGCCGTTTCCGTACCACGCGATCCCGCCGGTACAGACGCCACACGGTTCCGCCCAGGGCTGGCTGATCGGCATCCCCCTGACCGCCCGGCAGTGGAAGGAGCTGCCGGACGGGCTGCTGGTCGACCGGGTCGTCCGGGCCGCCCGCGTGGCGGCCCGCCTGGGGGCGAGGGTCATGGGGCTGGGCGCTTACTCGGCCCTCCCCGGC
Coding sequences:
- a CDS encoding HAD family hydrolase — translated: MKRIVSVSLGSSARNHRVQVEMLGETLVIERIGTDGSKEKAIELIRSLDGQVDAFGMGGIDLYVWAGRKRLVLRDALPIARAPKKTPIVDGSGLKNTLERRVVEYLAREGILPLRGMRTLLVSGVDRFGMAEALEAAGARVLYGDFYFVLGIPVPLRSWKQVERVGAVLGPIIVLLPFEWLYPTGEKQHETTPRFERLFREHELIAGDFHFIRRYMPADLTGKVILTNTVTAQDVEDLRRRGVRMLVTTTPELGGRSFGTNVMEAALVALSGRRPEDLRPEDYEVLLDRLQLRPRVEYLDRGESGEQGGNGLGTRAVRVHGAPV